One window from the genome of Enterobacteriaceae bacterium Kacie_13 encodes:
- a CDS encoding ssrAB-activated protein, whose protein sequence is MAKIILRSGYLDDYIPLGENGQTLFDSAIQIRETLRLRKQQMILDCLAIPQRNDAEGKVDWYPPQEGVVTQWASASDQQREHALRYLENCFATAATLSQRCLQAEKTAVRLFGSLLTNVLQFPARQHVYLVDDKPVITFWGFVSLNQAPRDDAFDCLRQPAVPEVEVGMEEEEEAKPLPPAPEEPLHEEALKDPEPVIVTLSQPDAPLLAPVASAPAEPPAPQGTPTREAKNTPVWRSLLLKIMAVGMVFIVLPLAYPRIAPMLPALFEAPYHADAPATPPPVIPAPKIVLSNTLPVQPAQVVPLPATHREEESAEAAGSTTVEPEIDKNALVLPAEDVKAGTTAFMNGHWKASIDVNNPLTRKPPGLRYQIKNSEGTITIARDNNITCKADIYLGLMQSGNLLIKSRNKAKCSDDSRYQVPEITCRQPLSGAAQCTGRYADDTVVPMTLLKVGK, encoded by the coding sequence GTGGCAAAAATAATACTGCGCAGCGGATATCTGGATGATTACATCCCGCTGGGCGAGAACGGACAAACCCTTTTCGATAGCGCGATACAAATTCGCGAAACATTACGTCTGCGAAAACAACAGATGATCCTCGATTGTCTGGCTATCCCTCAACGTAACGATGCAGAGGGTAAAGTCGACTGGTACCCGCCACAGGAAGGCGTCGTCACTCAGTGGGCCAGCGCCAGTGACCAGCAACGCGAGCACGCCCTGCGCTATCTGGAAAACTGCTTCGCCACCGCCGCGACCCTCAGCCAGCGCTGCCTGCAGGCGGAAAAAACTGCCGTCCGGCTATTTGGTTCCCTGCTGACCAATGTGTTGCAATTTCCCGCCCGCCAGCATGTTTATCTGGTGGATGACAAACCGGTCATCACCTTCTGGGGTTTTGTCAGCCTGAATCAGGCTCCCCGCGACGATGCCTTCGATTGCCTGCGCCAGCCTGCCGTACCTGAAGTGGAAGTGGGTATGGAAGAAGAGGAAGAAGCCAAACCGTTGCCTCCTGCGCCCGAAGAGCCGCTACATGAGGAGGCTCTGAAAGACCCTGAACCCGTTATCGTGACGCTCAGCCAGCCGGATGCCCCACTGCTTGCCCCTGTCGCCAGCGCGCCAGCGGAGCCGCCCGCCCCCCAGGGTACGCCGACGCGGGAGGCGAAAAACACACCGGTCTGGCGCAGCCTGCTGTTGAAAATCATGGCCGTGGGCATGGTGTTTATTGTCCTGCCGCTGGCCTATCCGCGTATCGCACCGATGCTGCCAGCCCTGTTTGAAGCGCCTTATCACGCTGATGCCCCGGCTACGCCGCCGCCTGTAATACCCGCGCCAAAAATCGTTCTCTCTAATACGCTTCCCGTACAACCCGCTCAGGTTGTCCCGTTGCCTGCAACTCACAGAGAAGAAGAATCTGCAGAAGCTGCCGGAAGTACGACGGTGGAACCAGAGATCGATAAAAATGCACTGGTGTTGCCCGCGGAGGATGTCAAAGCCGGGACAACTGCTTTTATGAATGGTCACTGGAAGGCGAGTATCGACGTGAACAACCCGCTGACCCGCAAACCACCCGGCCTGCGTTATCAGATTAAAAACAGCGAAGGCACCATCACTATTGCCCGTGACAACAACATCACCTGCAAGGCGGATATTTACCTGGGGCTGATGCAGTCGGGTAATCTGCTGATCAAGAGCCGCAACAAAGCCAAATGCAGTGATGACAGCCGCTATCAGGTGCCGGAAATCACCTGCAGACAGCCGCTGAGCGGCGCGGCGCAATGCACCGGCCGATATGCCGACGATACCGTGGTTCCGATGACGCTTTTAAAAGTGGGTAAATAA
- the flgB gene encoding flagellar basal body rod protein FlgB encodes MLDKLDNALRFQQDALGLLTQRQNILASNIANVDTPGYLARDIDFSEQLKSAVERNTPAQGPLTLSLTSGTHIPAVAPAIDNGQLLYRIPDQPSADGNTVDMDRERVNFADNNMKYQTSLTVLGSQIKGMMSVISQG; translated from the coding sequence ATGCTTGATAAACTCGATAATGCGCTACGTTTCCAGCAGGACGCGCTGGGTTTACTGACTCAACGTCAGAACATATTGGCTTCAAATATTGCCAATGTGGATACGCCGGGATATTTGGCCCGGGACATTGATTTTTCAGAACAGTTAAAGAGTGCGGTGGAGCGTAATACGCCTGCGCAGGGTCCTCTGACCTTATCATTAACCTCAGGAACCCATATTCCCGCTGTGGCACCGGCCATAGATAACGGTCAGTTGCTATATCGTATCCCTGATCAGCCAAGTGCGGATGGTAATACGGTGGATATGGATCGTGAACGTGTAAATTTTGCTGATAACAACATGAAATATCAGACCAGTTTAACGGTTTTGGGTTCGCAAATTAAAGGCATGATGAGTGTCATCAGTCAGGGATAA
- the flgM gene encoding flagellar biosynthesis anti-sigma factor FlgM, with protein MSLDRPLQPLSVPPVNVQQQDLKLRPRAEDVALTHATGSENASTQIKLSKLTQEIQTDTSHDIDYDRIAKIRASMDAGELQLDPDYIANALVEDIFQLS; from the coding sequence ATGAGCTTAGACCGTCCACTACAACCTCTGTCAGTGCCTCCTGTGAATGTGCAACAACAGGATTTAAAACTGCGTCCAAGAGCCGAAGACGTCGCGCTGACACACGCCACGGGCAGCGAAAACGCCAGCACGCAGATTAAACTGAGTAAACTGACGCAGGAAATTCAGACAGATACGTCACATGATATCGATTACGATCGTATTGCTAAAATTCGTGCGTCAATGGATGCGGGTGAATTACAACTCGATCCTGACTACATTGCGAATGCACTGGTTGAAGACATCTTTCAACTTTCATAA
- the flgA gene encoding flagellar basal body P-ring formation protein FlgA, producing MIIISLNVLFCFTVFNAVAAQLTDEQLKNQITALINDHHERPSDAAIARTITLLTPAEQLNTLCADPELSIAGNNLRLTGNKSVIAQCGNKRKFIQISVQAQGTWWTAVRAIKPGTVIQPEDIAPRTGSLERLPAGLIFSQDSIVGQTATRSINKGQPVVESQLRKGWTVVSGQEVDILASGEGFQIRVKGKALDSAAAGQPVRISTKSGQIITGTVAPDGKVNINLKE from the coding sequence ATGATAATAATATCGTTAAATGTTTTATTCTGCTTTACGGTATTTAATGCCGTTGCAGCGCAACTCACAGACGAGCAGCTGAAAAACCAAATTACCGCACTGATAAATGATCACCATGAAAGGCCGTCTGATGCGGCAATAGCCCGCACAATAACCCTTCTTACGCCTGCTGAGCAGCTCAATACGCTGTGCGCGGATCCCGAACTGTCGATTGCCGGAAACAATCTGCGCCTGACCGGCAACAAAAGCGTGATTGCCCAATGCGGTAACAAACGTAAGTTTATCCAAATCAGCGTGCAGGCGCAGGGCACATGGTGGACGGCAGTCCGCGCCATCAAACCGGGCACCGTCATCCAGCCAGAAGATATTGCGCCCCGTACCGGTTCACTGGAACGTTTACCTGCCGGACTGATTTTCAGCCAGGACAGCATTGTGGGCCAGACGGCCACCCGATCGATAAACAAAGGACAACCGGTCGTGGAAAGCCAGTTACGCAAAGGCTGGACGGTGGTTTCCGGTCAGGAGGTTGATATTCTGGCGTCCGGTGAAGGTTTTCAGATCCGCGTCAAAGGTAAAGCGCTGGACAGCGCAGCAGCCGGTCAGCCAGTCAGGATCTCGACAAAATCAGGCCAGATTATCACCGGCACAGTAGCACCCGACGGAAAAGTGAATATAAATCTGAAAGAATAA
- a CDS encoding virulence factor SrfB — protein MLANLIDYQSNVTLIQNSSVQFLDFGLNPVGNSPHSGRFVRHSVNGPLLRLGYDSLSGRFTLPGENGDEPEIVRPEMTIPLEHSLQVLDNVWLPLPFMRFTPPRQFTHSPANWARVQIKSLSTPDQAGNRLRLCIAFDTKVHADDGDAAPLALTARDVRDGTRFALAWRNHEIAEFLDQTWVDGWLREVFVHYARQQETRSTHEINNAIKAFEYQAHFLNLLEMLSTQLMVPEVQIITETLSTAPVPVDLILDVGNTHTCGVILEDHGAKNAGLQQSAELHIRSLTEPQLISEPLFTSRLEFSEAKFGKHHFSVESGRDDAFVWPSCARVGDEARELATRRLGTEGASGISSPRRYLWDDAPSDQAWRFSQPTGKNSREPRAVALPLMNLMNDDGQPLYSLPPEERMPVFSPNYSRSSLMTMMLCELLAQALAQINSVGHRQSLGLVNAPRQLRHLILTLPSAMPKQEREIFRLRVQEAVTLVWKALEWQPKDDDAMIRFGGRISLVPLPDVQMEWDEATCGQLVWLYNEAVNNYAGRSQVFFNSIARPDRQLAEGEQPGRTLRVASLDIGGGTTDMAITHYQLDDGAGSNVKITPHLLFREGFKVAGDDILLDVIRLCVLPALQNALHKAGVTDAGRVMSKLFGDTSLDDSRATLRQQTTLQLFIPLGHAILASWESSDPQDAGTLFEGRFGELLPQTPTQNVINSICQTVQPLLPAGAPPFDVLDVPLLVELATLQEALLAGRFSLTTPLQSLCEVISHYCCDVLLVTGRPSCFPGVQALLRYLQPVPVNRIVWLDSYQIHERFPFGQQGRVVNPKSTAALGAMLCCLAMDLRLPGFNFKTADIQAYSTVRYLGVLDGNQTLTEDNVWYAQVDLDDPTSLLDEKMRFPLRGDACLGFRQLADTRWPATPLYQLKINTPALARQIAGDGVLHVRLQYDRQNGGFTLAEACLQDGTPLPANAVHLKLNTLANSYSGGNQYWIDSGSVYLK, from the coding sequence ATGCTGGCAAATCTTATCGACTATCAATCGAACGTCACGCTTATCCAAAACAGCAGCGTGCAGTTCCTGGATTTCGGCCTGAATCCTGTTGGCAACAGCCCGCACAGCGGTCGTTTTGTGCGCCACAGCGTCAACGGTCCGTTGCTGCGACTCGGCTATGACTCCCTGTCAGGGCGCTTTACCTTACCGGGTGAAAACGGCGATGAACCGGAAATTGTGCGCCCGGAAATGACCATTCCATTGGAGCACTCGTTGCAGGTGCTGGACAACGTCTGGTTACCCCTGCCTTTCATGCGTTTCACCCCGCCGCGCCAGTTTACCCACAGCCCGGCGAACTGGGCTCGCGTGCAGATAAAAAGCCTCTCCACACCCGACCAGGCCGGAAACCGGCTGCGCCTGTGTATCGCGTTTGACACCAAAGTGCATGCCGACGACGGCGATGCAGCCCCGCTGGCGCTCACTGCCCGCGACGTGCGTGACGGCACACGGTTTGCGCTGGCGTGGCGTAATCATGAGATTGCCGAGTTCCTCGATCAAACCTGGGTCGATGGCTGGCTGCGGGAAGTCTTTGTTCATTACGCCCGTCAGCAGGAAACGCGCAGTACGCACGAGATCAACAACGCCATAAAGGCGTTCGAGTATCAGGCGCACTTCCTCAATCTTCTCGAAATGCTCAGTACTCAGTTAATGGTACCCGAAGTACAAATCATCACGGAAACCCTCAGCACCGCACCGGTTCCCGTAGATCTGATCCTCGACGTCGGCAATACCCACACGTGCGGCGTGATCCTCGAAGATCATGGGGCGAAAAACGCAGGGCTGCAGCAAAGCGCCGAGCTGCACATCCGTTCACTGACCGAACCGCAATTGATCAGCGAACCGCTATTCACCAGCCGTCTGGAATTCAGTGAAGCGAAATTTGGCAAACACCATTTCTCGGTGGAAAGCGGCCGTGATGATGCGTTCGTCTGGCCTTCGTGTGCCCGCGTGGGTGACGAAGCCCGCGAGCTGGCGACACGCCGCCTGGGCACGGAAGGCGCCAGCGGCATTTCCAGCCCGCGCCGATATCTGTGGGATGATGCGCCGTCCGATCAGGCATGGCGCTTCAGCCAACCGACCGGTAAAAATTCGCGTGAGCCGCGCGCCGTCGCCTTACCGCTGATGAATTTAATGAACGATGATGGACAGCCACTCTACAGCCTGCCGCCGGAAGAGCGTATGCCGGTCTTCTCCCCGAACTACAGCCGCAGTTCACTGATGACAATGATGCTGTGCGAGCTGTTGGCACAGGCGCTGGCGCAGATCAACAGCGTCGGCCACCGTCAGAGTCTGGGGTTGGTGAATGCACCGCGTCAGTTGCGCCATCTGATCCTGACGCTGCCGTCGGCGATGCCGAAACAGGAGCGTGAGATTTTCCGCCTGCGGGTGCAGGAAGCCGTGACATTGGTGTGGAAAGCGCTCGAATGGCAGCCAAAAGATGACGATGCCATGATCCGTTTTGGCGGACGCATCAGCCTTGTGCCGCTGCCTGACGTCCAGATGGAGTGGGATGAAGCAACCTGCGGGCAACTGGTGTGGCTGTATAACGAAGCGGTTAATAATTATGCCGGACGTTCGCAGGTGTTTTTCAACAGCATCGCCCGCCCTGACCGCCAGTTGGCCGAAGGCGAACAACCGGGTCGAACTCTCCGCGTGGCGTCGCTGGATATCGGCGGTGGTACGACAGACATGGCCATTACCCATTATCAGCTCGACGATGGCGCCGGCAGCAATGTCAAAATCACCCCGCACCTGTTGTTTCGGGAAGGTTTTAAAGTCGCCGGTGACGATATTCTGCTCGATGTGATCCGATTATGTGTTCTTCCTGCGTTGCAAAATGCCCTGCACAAAGCCGGGGTCACGGATGCCGGGCGGGTGATGAGCAAACTGTTTGGTGATACCAGCCTCGATGACAGCCGTGCAACGTTACGTCAGCAAACGACGTTACAGCTGTTTATCCCCCTCGGCCACGCCATTCTCGCCAGTTGGGAGAGCAGCGATCCGCAAGACGCCGGAACCCTGTTTGAAGGCCGTTTTGGCGAACTGCTGCCCCAGACTCCGACACAGAACGTGATCAATTCTATCTGCCAGACGGTGCAGCCATTGTTGCCCGCCGGTGCACCGCCTTTCGATGTGCTGGACGTACCGTTGCTGGTTGAGCTGGCGACACTGCAGGAGGCGTTGCTGGCCGGGCGTTTCAGCCTCACCACTCCGCTTCAGTCGCTGTGCGAAGTCATCAGCCACTACTGCTGCGACGTGCTGCTTGTCACTGGCCGCCCCTCCTGTTTCCCGGGCGTTCAGGCACTGTTGCGTTACCTGCAACCCGTGCCAGTGAATCGCATCGTCTGGCTGGACAGCTATCAAATCCATGAGCGCTTCCCGTTCGGGCAACAAGGTCGCGTGGTGAATCCGAAATCCACCGCTGCGCTGGGGGCGATGCTGTGTTGTCTGGCGATGGATCTGCGTCTGCCCGGCTTCAACTTTAAAACCGCCGATATTCAGGCCTATTCCACCGTCCGCTACCTTGGCGTACTGGATGGCAATCAGACGCTGACAGAAGACAATGTCTGGTATGCGCAGGTTGATCTTGATGATCCAACTTCTCTGCTGGATGAAAAAATGCGTTTCCCGCTGCGAGGCGATGCCTGCCTGGGATTCCGTCAGCTGGCAGACACCCGCTGGCCGGCAACACCCCTTTATCAGCTGAAAATTAATACTCCGGCATTGGCCAGACAGATCGCCGGTGATGGCGTACTGCATGTACGCCTGCAATACGACCGGCAAAACGGTGGCTTTACTCTGGCAGAAGCCTGCCTGCAGGACGGCACCCCGCTACCGGCGAACGCCGTACACCTGAAACTTAACACCCTCGCCAACAGTTACAGTGGCGGTAATCAATATTGGATCGACAGCGGGAGCGTCTACCTAAAATGA
- the flgC gene encoding flagellar basal body rod protein FlgC yields MSTMSIFDISGSAMAAQSKRLNVSASNMANADSAVGPDGQPYRARQVVFQVDSAPGQEIGGVRVSDVVESNDPERLVYEPSNPLADAKGYVRMPNVNVVNEMVNTISASRSYQANVEVMNTAKSMMLKTLTLGQ; encoded by the coding sequence ATGTCTACTATGAGTATTTTTGATATTTCGGGTTCAGCCATGGCCGCCCAGTCGAAACGTCTGAACGTCAGCGCCAGCAATATGGCCAATGCCGACAGTGCCGTGGGGCCGGATGGTCAGCCTTACCGTGCCCGTCAGGTGGTTTTTCAGGTGGACAGTGCGCCCGGTCAGGAAATTGGCGGCGTGCGCGTCAGTGACGTGGTGGAAAGTAATGACCCCGAGCGTCTGGTGTATGAACCCTCTAATCCACTGGCCGATGCGAAAGGTTATGTGCGGATGCCAAACGTCAACGTGGTGAATGAAATGGTGAACACCATTTCAGCTTCCCGCAGTTATCAGGCCAATGTCGAAGTGATGAATACGGCCAAATCAATGATGTTAAAAACCTTAACACTGGGCCAATAA